In a single window of the Rhopalosiphum padi isolate XX-2018 chromosome 1, ASM2088224v1, whole genome shotgun sequence genome:
- the LOC132916955 gene encoding synaptogyrin, whose translation MDPGPQAYGAGKVGGQFNVQNFVRKPHVFVRLLSLLFGLIVYFCASSGSWTTDTKTNEEVCMFKLKSFGCHIGGVVGFTSVIGAAVFVGGEYYFENVPSVKSRKHYVLIDLGFSCLWSFWNFLLFIYLSNSWSDTPDFPDSISTANPTTAIYFALFAIFSWGTSGYFSYQRYQMGVDPAFISSFEADQFGAYDETQNNSTNESPFNKQMSGEYQTQAY comes from the exons ATGGATCCTGGTCCTCAAGCCTACGGGGCCGGCAAGGTCGGCGGCCAGTTTAACGTTCAAAACTTTGTCCGCAAGCCGCACGTGTTCGTCAGACTGTTGTCGTTG ttatttggtTTGATCGTATATTTTTGTGCATCATCTGGCTCATGGACTACAGACACAAAAACCAACGAGGAAGTATGCATGTTCAAGCTTAAGAGTTTTGGATGTCACATTGGTGGAGTGGTGGGTTTTACGTCAGTGATCGGAGCAGCTGTATTCGTTGGCGgcgaatattattttgaaaacgtgCCGTCGGTGAAAAGCCGTAAACATTATGTGCTCATTGACCTTGGATTCTCAT gtCTATGGtcgttttggaattttttacttttcatttATCTATCTAACTCATGGAGTGATACACCCGATTTCCCTGATTCAATTAGCACTGCCAATCCAACCACTGCcatttattttgcattatttgCTATTTTTTCATGG GGGACTTCTGGATATTTTTCATACCAAAGATATCAAATGGGCGTAGATCCAGCATTTATATCATCTTTTGAAGCCGATCAGTTTGGAGCATACGACGAAACGCAAAATAACAGTACCAACGAATCTCCGTTTAATAAACAGATGTCGG GTGAATATCAAACTCAAGCTTACTAA